In Erigeron canadensis isolate Cc75 chromosome 1, C_canadensis_v1, whole genome shotgun sequence, a single window of DNA contains:
- the LOC122598062 gene encoding protein NLP4-like isoform X1: MAEAATIRPDNDPLSRFLASFPTKLGCSKSEYSVNRRVFWTQEAEIGSSSSAFGDMYLDPLKGVLQFWAPLKTSCGRLILSTSSQPFTFAYLNSLRHKYRLSSLNYRSTIIDDYTEFQENPKIITGPPATAFLNRFPVVLDLSVHQHDPLVRSALECGLTCSLLLPVFIHPSQTASSCCAGVVECSVKRSGLVIFNQLKTALERVGLSVYHVQESRPYKGIPGLKCATNEIEEALEIVCESHGLTLAQVWIPFEKENEMPSSSSSAENTRMKQKLVVKLIGYLDVSDDNRTLVIQNYYDTCDMLPLKLGEGLAGKTLQNYEPLFCQNLKELSDNGLLGLLSANTKCSCFAICLRNVDTGDLDYAFEFLWPRN, from the exons ATGGCAGAAGCTGCTACGATTCGCCCGGACAACGATCCCCTCTCCAGGTTTCTTGCGAGTTTTCCAACCAAACTTGGTTGCTCCAAATCCGAATATTCTGTCAACAGACGGGTTTTTTGGACCCAAGAGGCTGAAATCGGATCATCTTCATCTG CATTTGGTGATATGTATTTGGATCCTTTAAAGGGTGTACTTCAGTTTTGGGCACCCCTGAAAACGTCATGTGGAAGACTGATTCTTTCGACTTCCAGTCAACCTTTTACCTTTGCTTATCTCAACTCTCTCCGCCACAAATATAGGTTATCCTCTCTAAATTATCGCTCTACTATTATCGATGATTATACTGAATTTCAAGAGAACCCTAAGATTATAACTGGTCCTCCCGCCACTGCATTCCTCAACCGTTTTCCAGTTGTTTTGGATCTCAGTGTTCACCAGCACGATCCGTTGGTTCGTTCAGCTTTGGAATGCGGACTGACTTGTTCTTTATTGCTCCCTGTTTTTATTCATCCTTCCCAAACCGCCTCTTCTTGTTGTGCTGGTGTTGTCGAGTGTTCTGTCAAGCGCTCTGGTCTTGTCATTTTCAATCAACTTAAAACTGCTCTTGAG AGAGTCGGTCTAAGTGTATATCATGTACAAGAATCTCGACCATACAAG GGTATACCTGGTCTAAAATGTGCTACAAACGAAATTGAAGAGGCATTAGAGATCGTCTGTGAATCCCATGGCTTAACTCTTGCTCAAGTTTGGATTccttttgagaaagaaaatgagatgccctcttcttcttcttctgcagAGAACACCCGGATGAAACAAAAGCTAGTTGTCAAATTGATTGGTTATCTTGATGTTTCAGATGATAATCGTACGCTTGTTATCCAGAATTATTATGATACATGCGATATGCTTCCTTTGAAATTGGGAGAGGGACTTGCTGGGAAGACGCTCCAAAATTATGAACCACTCTTCTGCCAAAATTTAAAGGAGCTGAGCGATAATGGGCTATTGGGGCTACTCTCTGCCAATACTAAATGTAGTTGCTTTGCAATATGCTTGAGGAACGTTGACACTGGCGATCTTGATTATGCATTTGAATTCTTGTGGCCCCGAAATTGA
- the LOC122598062 gene encoding protein NLP4-like isoform X2, producing MYLDPLKGVLQFWAPLKTSCGRLILSTSSQPFTFAYLNSLRHKYRLSSLNYRSTIIDDYTEFQENPKIITGPPATAFLNRFPVVLDLSVHQHDPLVRSALECGLTCSLLLPVFIHPSQTASSCCAGVVECSVKRSGLVIFNQLKTALERVGLSVYHVQESRPYKGIPGLKCATNEIEEALEIVCESHGLTLAQVWIPFEKENEMPSSSSSAENTRMKQKLVVKLIGYLDVSDDNRTLVIQNYYDTCDMLPLKLGEGLAGKTLQNYEPLFCQNLKELSDNGLLGLLSANTKCSCFAICLRNVDTGDLDYAFEFLWPRN from the exons ATGTATTTGGATCCTTTAAAGGGTGTACTTCAGTTTTGGGCACCCCTGAAAACGTCATGTGGAAGACTGATTCTTTCGACTTCCAGTCAACCTTTTACCTTTGCTTATCTCAACTCTCTCCGCCACAAATATAGGTTATCCTCTCTAAATTATCGCTCTACTATTATCGATGATTATACTGAATTTCAAGAGAACCCTAAGATTATAACTGGTCCTCCCGCCACTGCATTCCTCAACCGTTTTCCAGTTGTTTTGGATCTCAGTGTTCACCAGCACGATCCGTTGGTTCGTTCAGCTTTGGAATGCGGACTGACTTGTTCTTTATTGCTCCCTGTTTTTATTCATCCTTCCCAAACCGCCTCTTCTTGTTGTGCTGGTGTTGTCGAGTGTTCTGTCAAGCGCTCTGGTCTTGTCATTTTCAATCAACTTAAAACTGCTCTTGAG AGAGTCGGTCTAAGTGTATATCATGTACAAGAATCTCGACCATACAAG GGTATACCTGGTCTAAAATGTGCTACAAACGAAATTGAAGAGGCATTAGAGATCGTCTGTGAATCCCATGGCTTAACTCTTGCTCAAGTTTGGATTccttttgagaaagaaaatgagatgccctcttcttcttcttctgcagAGAACACCCGGATGAAACAAAAGCTAGTTGTCAAATTGATTGGTTATCTTGATGTTTCAGATGATAATCGTACGCTTGTTATCCAGAATTATTATGATACATGCGATATGCTTCCTTTGAAATTGGGAGAGGGACTTGCTGGGAAGACGCTCCAAAATTATGAACCACTCTTCTGCCAAAATTTAAAGGAGCTGAGCGATAATGGGCTATTGGGGCTACTCTCTGCCAATACTAAATGTAGTTGCTTTGCAATATGCTTGAGGAACGTTGACACTGGCGATCTTGATTATGCATTTGAATTCTTGTGGCCCCGAAATTGA
- the LOC122594175 gene encoding jacalin-related lectin 2-like — protein sequence MLKLGPKNKSELGTAWDEYGNSNVVQILISHQGNTIKSLQFVYAADNGCLRYSQTYGQPDGLNFNIVTFKHPSEYLTSVSGTYTLQRKTENNKIKTTAGLTSLTFGTNKAKYGPFGGGGGTTSTTTCNCTFNYDFGHRSCFLGFHGALNKQSQVSAIGVYVKPTGSLDELKDDEAVRVSSTKKKVPNYFI from the exons ATGTTGAAGTTGGGTCCAAAAAATAAATCTGAGCTAGGAACCGCGTGGGATGAATATGGGAATAGTAATGTCGTCCAAATCTTAATTTCACATCAAGGAAACACCATCAAATCCCTTCAATTTGTGTATGCTGCTGATAACGGATGCCTGCGATATTCACAAACTTACGGACAACCTGATGGCTTGAATTTTAATATC GTCACATTTAAACATCCATCTGAATATTTAACTTCGGTAAGTGGTACATACACTTTGCAAAGAAAAACGGAAAACAATAAAATCAAGACGACAGCGGGGTTGACTTCACTTACGTTTGGTACAAATAAAGCCAAGTATGGACcctttggtggtggtggtggtaccACATCTACTACTACTTGCAATTGTACATTCAACTATGATTTTGGACATAGATCTTGTTTCTTAGGATTTCACGGAGCCCTAAACAAACAATCACAAGTGTCTGCAATCGGAGTTTATGTCAAACCGACCGGATCACTTGATGAACTAAAGGATGACGAAGCTGTACGAGTGTcttcaaccaaaaaaaaagtcCCAAATTACTTTATATGA
- the LOC122594183 gene encoding uncharacterized protein LOC122594183, which translates to MAVATWRIDRSGRKSLAAIQKCTSAVEQLGTGNPPDNFDDYLCMAARTSRESLDHFCSVVIELYRDEYLRRPTSHDVARLYEAHERRHKILGMLGSLDCTRFVWRNCPKALKGQYKRGDHPYPIVTLEAVASQDLSIWHAFFGPPGSLNDINVLMQSTLYMRERNSTAPDSSFTVNDRRYKRGYYLTDGSYPRWATHVKAMPYPTEKNDKKFKKVQESARKDVERAFGVLKGK; encoded by the exons ATGGCAGTTGCTACTTGG CGTATAGATCGGTCGGGGAGAAAGAGTTTAGCTGccatacaaaaatgcacatcCGCGGTGGAACAGCTTGGAACGGGCAACCCTCCAGATAACTTTGATGACTACTTGTGCATGGCAGCAAGAACTTCTCGCGAAAGCCTTGATCATTTTTGCAGCGTAGTCATCGAGTTATATCGTGACGAGTACTTACGTAGGCCGACTAGTCATGATGTTGCCCGGTTGTACGAAGCGCATGAGCGGAGACACAAGATTCTGGGAATGCTAGGAAGTCTTGATTGTACGCGTTTTGTTTGGAGAAATTGTCCCAAAGCGCTGAAGGGACAATACAAGAGAGGTGATCATCCATACCCAATAGTTACGCTTGAAGCCGTTGCTTCACAAGACTTGTCgatttggcatgcttttttTGGTCCTCCAGGGTCGCTCAACGATATCAATGTCTTGATGCAATCGACTTTGTATATGAGGGAGCGAAATTCGACGGCTCCTGACTCTTCTTTTACCGTAAACGACCGTCGTTATAAACGGGGATACTATCTTACCGATGGAAGCTATCCTAGGTGGGCGACTCATGTCAAGGCAATGCCATATCCGACtgaaaaaaatgacaagaaGTTCAAGAAAGTTCAAGAATCGGCAAGAAAGGATGTGGAGCGAGCGTTTGGtgttttgaaaggaaaatga
- the LOC122582594 gene encoding stress-response A/B barrel domain-containing protein UP3 — MQVQHYFQTHTLSCSTPRYLTKRSPPNKSIFRGTRVSFRHTHFHQFPLGLNLGGAINSSSEGQNSSTSAETTRKVVEHICLLKAKDDLSDEDEKDMLDFLYTCQYQMRGILAISLGRILYQNLESYTHAVFMRFQKREDLAKFYENPFYLGVLKDHVTPYCHELTYFDFESEVEDDILPIFRKGEEFNFGVEFIILLSFKENSSEEVVNDALSSFTKLLLEFPSLVVQTTKGSNFNPGSKEYTHAVVIRFRSSDAFEIFMGSSEYKAIWRFKFQPITLKKLSISFSVDPVGNELM; from the exons atGCAGGTGCAGCATTATTTTCAGACACACACTTTAAGCTGTTCTACTCCTCGTTATCTCACCAAACGTTCCCCTCCCAACAAATCCATTTTCC GTGGGACCCGAGTTAGTTTCCGGCATACCCATTTCCATCAGTTTCCTTTGGGCTTGAATCTTGGAG GTGCCATAAACTCGTCTTCAGAGGGACAGAACTCGAGCACAAGTGCAGAGACAACAAG AAAAGTTGTAGAACACATATGTTTGCTTAAAGCAAAGGATGATTTATCCGATGAGGATGAAAAGGACATGCTGGATTTTCTATATACCTGTCAATATCAAATGCGTGGCATTCTTGCCATCTCATTAG GACGTATCTTGTATCAGAATCTCGAAAGCTATACACATGCTGTCTTCATGCGTTTTCAGAAAAGGGAAGATCTTGCAAAGTTCTATGAAAACCCATTCTACTTGGGAGTCTTGAAGGATCATGTAACACCTTACTGTCAT GAACTcacttattttgattttgaatctGAAGTAGAAGACGATATACTTCCCATTTTTCGGAAAGGAGAG GAGTTTAATTTTGGTGTGgaattcataattcttctttcATTTAAAGAGAATTCATCGGAGGAAGTGGTAAATGATGCACTAAGTTCTTTCACAAAGTTGCTATTGGAATTTCCTTCATTAGTTGTCCAAACTACAAAAG GATCAAACTTTAATCCTGGCAGCAAAGAGTACACACATGCTGTAGTGATACGATTTCGATCat CGGATGCTTTTGAAATATTCATGGGCAGTTCAGAATACAAAGCT ATATGGAGGTTTAAGTTTCAGCCGATTACTTTGAAGAAACTGTCCATTAGCTTTTCTGTAGATCCAGTTGGAAATGAGTTAATGTAA
- the LOC122594194 gene encoding (+)-neomenthol dehydrogenase-like, translated as MASQRIAVVTGGKKGIGFEIIKQLVSATRDVHVVMTAQDEQKGLQSLDKLKTLGLSENVLVRQLNVKCPDSIASFADFINTKFGKLDILVNNAGVNGIIINESSLNHNPSEVTTTGVKAFMTKQIMLQTYETAKDCIETNYYGTKHVTQALLPFLHSSPSPRIVNLTTGVSKIENIKDDKAREMLSDVDRLSEEVLDEVVNGFLCDAKDGLLEKKGWDEPFSAYILSKTATNAYTRVLAKKYPSFRINSVNPGFTKTDMTHYQGIYTPEEAARGPVKLALIPNDGPSGRFFFQTEETNF; from the exons ATGGCATCACAAAG AATAGCAGTTGTAACAGGAGGAAAGAAAGGTATTGGTTTCGAGATAATCAAACAACTAGTGTCTGCGACTCGCGATGTTCATGTCGTGATGACGGCACAAGATGAACAAAAGGGTCTCCAATCTCTTGACAAACTCAAAACTTTAGGTTTGTCTGAAAATGTGCTTGTCAGGCAGCTCAATGTTAAATGTCCAGATAGTATCGCATCGTTCGCAGATTTCATCAATACAAAGTTTGGCAAACTCGATATATTG GTGAACAATGCTGGGGTCAATGGAATTATCATCAATGAGTCAAGCTTGAACCACAATCCTAGTGAGGTTACTACCACAGGAGTGAAAGCCTTTATGACAAAGCAAATTATGTTACAAACATATGAAACAGCCAAAGACTGCATCGAAACAAATTACTACGGAACCAAGCATGTTACCCAAGCCCTGCTACCATTTCTTCACTCCTCCCCTTCTCCCAGGATTGTTAATTTGACAACTGGAGTATCAAAAATTGAG AATATTAAAGACGATAAGGCAAGAGAGATGCTTAGCGATGTTGATAGACTTTCTGAGGAGGTTTTGGATGAGGTTGTGAACGGATTTCTATGCGATGCTAAAGATGGTTTGTTGGAAAAGAAGGGGTGGGATGAGCCCTTTTCGGCCTATATTCTTTCCAAAACTGCGACCAATGCATACACTCGGGTTCTTGCTAAAAAGTATCCGTCATTTCGTATAAATTCAGTGAATCCTGGTTTTACAAAAACAGACATGACACACTATCAAGGGATCTACACACCCGAGGAAGCTGCAAGAGGTCCGGTGAAGCTAGCTTTGATCCCCAATGACGGTCCTTCTGGTCGTTTTTTCTTTCAAACCGAAGAAACTAACTTCTGA
- the LOC122585598 gene encoding (+)-neomenthol dehydrogenase-like — MLVSMEPSLKKSCFRSSSDELVQDTGVKTYMTKQVMLQTYETAKDCIQTNYYGTKNVTEALLPFLSLSSSPRIINISSGLEKIENIKDEKASKMLSDVDGLTEEILKEVVTEFLNDVKEGSLEEKRWNTLLSAYMVSKAIVNAYTRILANKYQSLCINAFNPGFTKTDMTRHKGMYTVEEGARGAVRLALIPDDGPSGCFFFQMEETTF; from the exons ATGCTGGTGTCAATGGAACCGTCATTGAAGAAGAGTTGCTTTCGATCGAGCTCAGACGAG CTGGTACAGGATACGGGAGTGAAGACATATATGACGAAACAAGTTATGCTGCAAACTTACGAAACAGCTAAAGACTGCATCCAAACAAATTATTATGGAACCAAAAATGTGACTGAAGCTCTTCTACCCTTTCTCTCTTTGTCCTCTTCTCCAAGGATCATCAATATTTCATCTGGACTAGAGAAAATTGAG AACATTAAAGATGAGAAGGCGAGTAAAATGCTTAGTGACGTCGATGGACTCACAGAGGAGATTCTGAAGGAGGTAGTAACGGAATTTCTAAACGATGTTAAAGAAGGTTCGTTGGAAGAGAAGAGGTGGAATACGCTGTTATCAGCTTATATGGTATCCAAAGCCATTGTCAATGCATATACTCGGATTCTTGCAAACAAGTATCAATCTTTATGTATAAATGCATTTAATCCTGGTTTTACAAAAACGGACATGACCCGTCATAAAGGAATGTACACAGTGGAAGAAGGTGCTAGAGGCGCTGTTAGGCTTGCTTTGATCCCAGATGACGGTCCATCCGGCTGTTTCTTCTTTCAAATGGAAGAAActactttttaa
- the LOC122585597 gene encoding probable LRR receptor-like serine/threonine-protein kinase At1g63430 yields the protein MKKLVPFHFLCFLLGFLLILPGYDAVLSTEVHALNAFKEGIFEDPKLVLSNWNSFDADPCNWFGVTCSGNQVTKLNISGSSIKGFIAEELFQLSSLQELILNGNKLIGSIPVSIGSLKFLRVLDLGNNLLSGPIPSDIGKLVSIATLNLESNGLTGRLPFELGNLRTLQDLRLDRNRLHGMIPGASANESSESKQGFCRLSPLKFGDFSYNFLIGIIPKCLDYIPRTSFRGNCLRYTNTKQRTPEQCGFVQATNTTRLRPAQVKAKDQDHDSKPVWILAVEVVTGVMVVSLFLVGALMFVLRCKSKPSVLNLWKNSTRYKDNMGVYTDSNMLEGVTRFSRHELEVACEDFSNVIGSSSDSLVYKGNLKGGPEIAVISLCIKEEHWTGYLELYYQKEVADLARLNHENTGKLLGYCIDSTPFTRMLVFEYASNGTLYEHLHYEEGCNLSWSRRMKIVIGIAKGLKYLHTEIEPPFTISELNSSAIYLTEDFSPKLVDFESWKTIVSRSENNSRSISHEGDICVLPSSFEERHLDIQGNIYSFGVLLLEIVSGRPSFCKDKGCLVDWAKDFLEKQEEMGSVVDPALKYFKDEDLKVICEIVTMCIHLRPRDQMSMKDVCEVLESKIDPSPSSEMKATSVAWAELMLSP from the exons atgaagaaattgGTTCCATTTCACTTCTTGTGTTTTTTGCTAGGGTTCTTGCTTATTTTACCTGGATACGACGCCGTTTTATCAACAGAAG tcCATGCTTTAAATGCATTTAAAGAAGGAATTTTTGAAGACCCAAAGTTGGTTTTGTCAAATTGGAATAGCTTTGATGCAGATCCTTGTAATTGGTTTGGTGTTACTTGTTCTGGAAATCAAGTTACAAAACT TAATATTTCTGGTTCTTCCATTAAGGGATTCATTGCTGAAGAGCTCTTTCAGCTTTCTTCCTTACAAGAACT GATTTTGAATGGAAACAAACTTATTGGTTCAATACCTGTCTCGATTGGATCATTAAAGTTTCTCAGGGTCTTAGACTTGGGAAACAACTTGCTTTCCGGGCCAATTCCCTCTGATATTGGGAAGTTGGTTAGCATTGCTACATT AAACCTAGAATCTAATGGACTTACGGGTAGATTGCCTTTTGAGCTTGGAAATCTCCGAACCCTTCAAGATCTTCGGTTAGACAGAAACAGGCTGCATGGAATGATTCCTGGTGCAAGTGCTAATGAATCGAGTGAAAGTAAACAAGGGTTTTGTCGTTTATCTCCTTTGAAATTTGGGGATTTCTCCTACAATTTCCTCATTGGGATCATTCCGAAGTGCTTGGACTATATTCCAAG GACTAGCTTTCGTGGAAACTGTCTACGCTATACCAATACCAAGCAACGTACTCCTGAACAATGTG GTTTTGTTCAAGCTACAAACACCACAAGACTCCGGCCTGCTCAAGTTAAAGCCAAGGACCAGGATCATGATTCAAAACCCGTATGGATTTTAGCTGTGGAAGTCGTGACTGGAGTCATGGTTGTGTCTTTATTCCTTGTTGGGGCTCTCATGTTCGTTTTGAGATGCAAAAGCAAACCTTCTGTTTTGAATCTATGGAAAAATTCGACACGCTATAAGGACAACATGGGGGTCTATACTGATTCTAACATGTTAGAGGGTGTGACTAGATTTAGCCGCCATGAACTTGAGGTTGCATGTGAGGATTTTAGCAATGTTATTGGGTCCTCATCAGATAGCTTAGTTTACAAAGGAAATCTGAAAGGTGGGCCTGAAATTGCTGTCATATCGCTTTGCATTAAAGAAGAACATTGGACCGGATATCTTGAGCTCTATTATCAAAAAGAG GTTGCAGATTTGGCAAGGCTGAATCATGAGAACACTGGGAAATTGCTTGGTTATTGTATAGACAGTACTCCGTTCACGAGAATGTTGGTCTTTGAATATGCATCGAATGGAACATTGTACGAGCATCTCCATT ATGAGGAGGGGTGCAACCTAAGTTGGTCACGGAGAATGAAGATTGTTATTGGCATAGCGAAAGGTCTAAAGTATCTTCACACAGAAATTGAGCCACCTTTTACTATATCCGAGTTAAACTCTAGTGCAATATACCTTACTGAAGATTTTTCACCAAAG CTTGTTGATTTTGAAAGTTGGAAAACAATCGTCTCCAGATCAGAAAATAACTCTCGTTCTATTAGCCACGAAggtgatatttgtgttcttcCAAGTTCATTTGAGGAACGTCATTTGGATATCCAGGGAAATATATACTCGTTTGGAGTTCTTCTTTTGGAAATTGTTAGTGGACGGCCTTCTTTCTGCAAGGACAAAGGTTGCCTGGTCGATTGG GCGAAAGATTTTCTCGAGAAGCAAGAGGAGATGGGTTCAGTTGTAGATCCTGCTCTGAAATATTTCAAGGATGAAGATTTAAAAGTGATATGTGAAATAGTTACTATGTGCATTCATTTAAGGCCCAGAGATCAGATGTCGATGAAAGATGTGTGTGAGGTGTTGGAATCCAAAATCGACCCGTCACCTTCTTCTGAGATGAAGGCTACTTCAGTAGCTTGGGCTGAGCTCATGCTTTCCCCTTGA